The Pungitius pungitius chromosome 10, fPunPun2.1, whole genome shotgun sequence genome has a window encoding:
- the LOC119228615 gene encoding ras-associated and pleckstrin homology domains-containing protein 1-like isoform X4: MDQLSDEEVEVKGEEEEEEEEEDSDKEDQDLDKMFGAWLGELDKLTQSLDESRPEEPPRQKAPLRQDTNMANFSYRFSIYNINEALNQGENVDLDALMADLCSIEQELGTANAKPNSAGGMARLGLSDAKVRQKPPAGRSGRQQPAGGVGGGGGGSGGGGNSVSGGGGSSGASSSSSSARASPAGTIRAPAGPHGRAALASNFSLDDITAQLEKASLSMDEAARQTSSHSLTSASSYSSATVRRSGSSQRHHRRTGSVGTVSEHEARSIVHSSRSSVTSASGASVNSASSMDSLDSVLCSDEPEGQQHAGPPSASGAGPGHPHMEEEQAAKLKADNIRVALEKIKEAQVKKLVIRVHLSDESSKTMMVDERQTVRQVLDSLLEKSHCGYSPDWSLVETINELQMERIFEDHENLVENLQNWTRDSQNRLMFTERVEKYALFKNPQNYLLGRKETCEMAERNKEALLEECFGGSSVSVPEMEGVLWLKEDGKKSWKKRYFLLRASGIYYVPKGKAKASRDLVCFLQLDHVNVYHGQDYKSKYKAPTDYCMVLKHPQIQKKSQYIKYLCCDDVRTLQQWINSIRIAKYGKQLYINFQEAMRRTEAAYDWSSLSSSSIKSGSSSSLPESQSNHSSQSDSGVSEMTSSGHTRSQSAVSSIFSDAWRRGTQGEMMRMDPISRPIPVQILSPQPPSSRTSYTDGLLPSDDSSPSPPSPPLPPPPMANVSHQPGATPSYIKYSTLARLQSQNQARTGPAGPAGPAPPTQSAKSNYNTLPAAYSTSPPPSPPPPPPPVTAAPGSAAAALKFGPPSPSALPPPPLEEEAAAQEHAYLPPPPPESPEFNGLPPPPPPEPSHDPRDHFSNSGLQHFLSQKFPNMQYDFTPETCEDVSPPPPPAELSPPATLQVLRPLSPNAPPPAPPKTFTGGFPPQTARKPSGPSSLPMALSPLSPSQPFGGHGTVKKQQSFSTGHSPNQPPPTLPKQHSLSSKNLSISPSVSSSVSIAAATSSLVKQIVNQFPGNSAPSSLPASNSMEGSKFTAPQSPPAVKAKPKWQPGGGAAAPPSPEFPPPPCDSAMAEFPPAAAAPGRRGGPPPAPQRASSIRCGLPGDAQEERPKKVESLLSKFGQSPQVAAAAAVGGGSSGSSSATGSPSKDASALPAPLPKPGKLNLANLPLALQGLQAGPPHQPSEFPPPPPAQPPNLDSSPDYFPPPPSDFELFPPPPHPSEFHHPPKVAVVNPQPQMHPPQPSAPSSLSSSSWKQSSLKKGAVLPPGLNRRISNTTQYDHPTSTPPLSQTPPPPSSSSPIPPTSPKSPGPSSLTLKPHFLEDLNRTLKRKSVSRHGSITSSHLIASSKMEPAGTMDDMALLPPPPPELLQQQHGVRGHSQTLSRHHSNSHSNKHANISGYATLRRGPPPAPPKRDQSTKLTGDW, from the exons ATGGATCAGCTGTCggacgaggaggtggaggtcaagggggaagaggaggaggaggaggaagaggaggacagcgATAAGGAGGACCAGGACCTGGATAAGATGTTTGGCGCCTGGCTGGGAGAGTTGGACAAACTCACGCAG AGTCTGGATGAAAGTCGCCCGGAGGAACCGCCTCGGCAGAAAGCTCCCCTCAGGCAGGACACCAACATGGCCAACTTCTCCTACAGGTTCTCCATCTACAACATCAACG AGGCGCTGAACCAGGGCGAGAACGTGGACCTGGACGCTCTGATGGCGGACCTCTGCTCCATCGAACAGGAGCTCGGCACCGCCAACGCCAAGCCCAACAGCGCCGGCGGCATGGCTCGCCTGGGCCTGAGCGACGCCAAG GTGCGTCAGAAGCCTCCAGCCGGGCGCAGTGGCCGGCAGCAGCCAGCAGGAGGCGTTGGTGGAGGTGGCGGCGGCTCCGGCGGCGGCGGTAACAGTGTtagcggcggggggggcagcagcggggcgagcagcagcagcagcagcgccagaGCGTCCCCCGCTGGCACCATCAGAGCCCCCGCCGGGCCTCATGGGAGAGCCGCGCTGGCCTCCAACTTCAGTCTCGATGACATCACCGCCCAGCTGGAGAAG gcGTCTCTGAGTATGGATGAAGCTGCTCGCCAGACCTCCTCACACTCCCtcacctccgcctcctcctaTTCGTCCGCCACCGTGCGGCGTTCCGGCTCGTCGCAGCGACACCACCGACGCACCGGATCCGTCGGCACGGTCAGCGAGCACGAG gCGCGTTCAATCGTTCactcctcccgctcctccgtCACCTCGGCGTCCGGCGCCTCCGTTAACTCCGCCTCCTCCATGGACTCGTTGGACAGCGTCCTTTGCTCCGATGAACCGGAGGGTCAGCAGCACGCGGGTCCGCCCTCGGCTTCAGGAGCCGGTCCGGGTCACCCCCACATGGAG gaggaaCAGGCTGCCAAGCTGAAGGCCGACAATATCCGGGTCGCCCTGGAGAAGATCAAGGAGGCCCAGGTCAAAAAG CTCGTGATCCGCGTCCATCTCTCCGACGAGAGctcaaagacgatgatggtggacgagagacagacagtgagacag GTTTTGGACAGTTTGCTGGAGAAATCCCACTGTGGTTACAGTCCGGACTGGTCACTGGTGGAAACCATCAACGAGCTGCAGATGG AGCGGATCTTCGAGGACCACGAGAACCTGGTGGAGAACCTGCAGAACTGGACCAGAGACAGCCAGAACCGCCTGATGTTCACCGAGCGCGTCGAGAAGTACGCTCTGTTCAAGAACCCCCAG AACTATTTGCTGGGGCGGAAGGAGACGTGTGAGATGgctgagagaaacaaagaggctCTGCTCGAG GAGTGTTTCGGCGGCAGCTCCGTGTCCGTCCCTGAGATGGAGGGGGTGTTGTGGCTGAAGGAGGACGGCAAGAAGTCGTGGAAGAAGCGTTACTTCCTGCTGAGGGCGTCTGGCATCTACTACGTGCCCAAGGGAAAGGCCAAG GCCTCCAGAGACCTGGTGTGTTTCCTCCAGCTGGACCACGTGAACGTTTACCACGGACAGGACTACAAGAGCAAGTACAAGGCTCCTACCGACTACTGCATGGTGCTGAAg catccTCAGATCCAGAAGAAGTCTCAGTACATCAAGTACCTCTGCTGTGACGATGTCAGGACCCTCCAGCAGTGGATCAACAGTATTCGAATCGCCAAG TACGGGAAGCAGCTGTACATCAACTTCCAGGAGGCCATGAGGAGGACGGAGGCGGCCTACGATtggtcctccctctcttcctcctccatcaagTCAGGATCCAGCTCCAGCCTTCCAG AGTCGCAGTCCAACCACTCCAGCCAATCGGACAGCGGCGTGTCGGAGATGACGTCGTCGGGCCACACCCGCTCCCAGAGCGCCGTCAGCTCCATCTTCTCCGacgcctggaggagaggaacgCAGGGGGAG ATGATGAGGATGGACCCCATCAGTAGGCCCATCCCCGTCCAGATCCTCTCCCCCCAGCCCCCGAGCTCCCGGACCAGCTACACCGACGGCCTCCTCCCCTCCGACGACTCCTCCCCGTCTCCGCCCTCTCCGCCGCTGCCGCCTCCGCCCATGGCCAACGTGTCCCACCAGCCGGGCGCCACTCCCTCCTACATCAAGTACAGCACGCTGGCCCGCCTGCAGAGCCAGAACCAGGCCAGGACGGGGCCGGCCGGTCCCGCcggtcccgccccccccacccagtcCGCCAAATCCAACTACAACACCCTCCCGGCCGCTTACAGCACCTCCCCGCCTCCGTCtcccccgccgccccctccccccgtgaCGGCGGCCCCCGGCTCGGCCGCGGCGGCGCTGAAGTTCGGGCCGCCCAGCCCCTCCGctctcccgccccccccgctggaggaggaggcggcggcgcagGAGCACGCCTacctcccgccccctccgccggAGAGCCCGGAGTTCAACGGgctccctccgcctccccccccggAGCCCAGCCACGACCCCCGCGACCACTTCTCCAACAGCGGTCTGCAGCACTTCCTGTCGCAGAAGTTTCCCAACATGCAGTACGACTTCACCCCGGAGACGTGCGAGGACGTttctcctcccccgcccccggcCGAGCTCTCGCCCCCCGCCACCCTGCAGGTGCTCCGGCCTCTGTCCCCCAACGCGCCCCCTCCCGCGCCTCCCAAAACCTTCACCGGTGGTTTCCCCCCTCAAACCGCTCGCAAGCCCTCGGGTCCTTCTTCCCTCCCGATGgcgctctcccccctctccccctcgcaGCCCTTCGGGGGCCACGGGACGGTTAAGAAGCAGCAGAGTTTCTCCACGGGACATTCCCccaatcagcccccccccaccctgcccaaGCAGCACAGCCTCTCCTCCAAGAacctctccatctccccctccgtctcctcctccgtctccatagCGGCCGCCACCTCCTCCTTGGTCAAGCAGATCGTCAATCAGTTCCCCGGGAACTCCGCCCCTTCCTCTCTGCCCGCCTCCAACTCCATGGAAGGGTCGAAGTTCACCGCTCCTCAGTCCCCGCCGGCGGTCAAGGCCAAGCCCAAGtggcagccgggggggggcgccgcggcTCCGCCGTCCCCCGAGTTCCCCCCGCCTCCTTGTGACAGCGCCATGGCGGAGTTCCCTCCGGCCGCGGCGGCGCCCGGCAGGCGGGGGGGGCCGCCGCCGGCCCCGCAGAGGGCCTCGTCCATCCGGTGCGGCCTGCCGGGCGACGCCCAGGAGGAGCGGCCCAAGAAGGTGGAGAGCCTGCTCAGCAAATTTGGCCAGAGCCCccaggtggcggcggcggcggcggtgggggggggctcgtcgGGCTCGTCGTCGGCGACCGGCTCGCCCTCCAAGGACGCCTCGGCGCTCCCCGCCCCGCTCCCCAAGCCGGGGAAGCTGAACCTGGCCAACCTCCCGCTGGCGCTGCAGGGGCTGCAGGCGggccccccccaccagccctcCGAgttccccccgcctccccccgccCAGCCCCCCAACCTCGACTCGTCGCCCGACTACTTCCCGCCTCCACCCAGTGACTTTGAGCTGTTCCCTCCCCCGCCCCACCCGTCAGAgttccaccacccccccaagGTCGCCGTGGTGAACCCGCAGCCTCAGATGCATCCGCCTCAGCCGTCGGCGCCTTCCTCCCTGTCATCGTCGTCGTGGAAACAGAGCTCGCTCAAGAAGGGGGCGGTCCTCCCCCCGGGGCTGAACCGGCGCATAAGCAACACGACGCAGTACGACCATCCGACGTCCACGCCGCCTCTGTCccagaccccaccccccccctcctcctcctctccgatcccccccacctcccccaagTCCCCGGGGCCGAGCTCCCTGACGCTGAAGCCCCACTTCCTGGAAGACCTCAACCGCACCCTCAAGAGGAAGTCGGTGTCCCGCCATGGCTCCATCACGTCGTCCCACCTCATCGCCTCCTCCAAGATGGAGCCGGCGGGCACCATGGACGACATGGcgctcctccccccgcccccccccgagctcctgcagcagcagcacggcgtCCGGGGACACTCCCAAACTCTGTCTCGCCACCACTCGAACTCCCACTCCAACAAACACGCCAACATCTCAGGCTATGCAACGCTGCGGCGAggcccgccccccgccccccccaaacgAGACCAAAGCACCAAACTGACCGGTGACTGGTAG
- the LOC119228615 gene encoding ras-associated and pleckstrin homology domains-containing protein 1-like isoform X3 — protein sequence MDQLSDEEVEVKGEEEEEEEEEDSDKEDQDLDKMFGAWLGELDKLTQVHKSLDESRPEEPPRQKAPLRQDTNMANFSYRFSIYNINEALNQGENVDLDALMADLCSIEQELGTANAKPNSAGGMARLGLSDAKVRQKPPAGRSGRQQPAGGVGGGGGGSGGGGNSVSGGGGSSGASSSSSSARASPAGTIRAPAGPHGRAALASNFSLDDITAQLEKASLSMDEAARQTSSHSLTSASSYSSATVRRSGSSQRHHRRTGSVGTVSEHEARSIVHSSRSSVTSASGASVNSASSMDSLDSVLCSDEPEGQQHAGPPSASGAGPGHPHMEEEQAAKLKADNIRVALEKIKEAQVKKLVIRVHLSDESSKTMMVDERQTVRQVLDSLLEKSHCGYSPDWSLVETINELQMERIFEDHENLVENLQNWTRDSQNRLMFTERVEKYALFKNPQNYLLGRKETCEMAERNKEALLEECFGGSSVSVPEMEGVLWLKEDGKKSWKKRYFLLRASGIYYVPKGKAKASRDLVCFLQLDHVNVYHGQDYKSKYKAPTDYCMVLKHPQIQKKSQYIKYLCCDDVRTLQQWINSIRIAKYGKQLYINFQEAMRRTEAAYDWSSLSSSSIKSGSSSSLPESQSNHSSQSDSGVSEMTSSGHTRSQSAVSSIFSDAWRRGTQGEMMRMDPISRPIPVQILSPQPPSSRTSYTDGLLPSDDSSPSPPSPPLPPPPMANVSHQPGATPSYIKYSTLARLQSQNQARTGPAGPAGPAPPTQSAKSNYNTLPAAYSTSPPPSPPPPPPPVTAAPGSAAAALKFGPPSPSALPPPPLEEEAAAQEHAYLPPPPPESPEFNGLPPPPPPEPSHDPRDHFSNSGLQHFLSQKFPNMQYDFTPETCEDVSPPPPPAELSPPATLQVLRPLSPNAPPPAPPKTFTGGFPPQTARKPSGPSSLPMALSPLSPSQPFGGHGTVKKQQSFSTGHSPNQPPPTLPKQHSLSSKNLSISPSVSSSVSIAAATSSLVKQIVNQFPGNSAPSSLPASNSMEGSKFTAPQSPPAVKAKPKWQPGGGAAAPPSPEFPPPPCDSAMAEFPPAAAAPGRRGGPPPAPQRASSIRCGLPGDAQEERPKKVESLLSKFGQSPQVAAAAAVGGGSSGSSSATGSPSKDASALPAPLPKPGKLNLANLPLALQGLQAGPPHQPSEFPPPPPAQPPNLDSSPDYFPPPPSDFELFPPPPHPSEFHHPPKVAVVNPQPQMHPPQPSAPSSLSSSSWKQSSLKKGAVLPPGLNRRISNTTQYDHPTSTPPLSQTPPPPSSSSPIPPTSPKSPGPSSLTLKPHFLEDLNRTLKRKSVSRHGSITSSHLIASSKMEPAGTMDDMALLPPPPPELLQQQHGVRGHSQTLSRHHSNSHSNKHANISGYATLRRGPPPAPPKRDQSTKLTGDW from the exons ATGGATCAGCTGTCggacgaggaggtggaggtcaagggggaagaggaggaggaggaggaagaggaggacagcgATAAGGAGGACCAGGACCTGGATAAGATGTTTGGCGCCTGGCTGGGAGAGTTGGACAAACTCACGCAGGTACACAAA AGTCTGGATGAAAGTCGCCCGGAGGAACCGCCTCGGCAGAAAGCTCCCCTCAGGCAGGACACCAACATGGCCAACTTCTCCTACAGGTTCTCCATCTACAACATCAACG AGGCGCTGAACCAGGGCGAGAACGTGGACCTGGACGCTCTGATGGCGGACCTCTGCTCCATCGAACAGGAGCTCGGCACCGCCAACGCCAAGCCCAACAGCGCCGGCGGCATGGCTCGCCTGGGCCTGAGCGACGCCAAG GTGCGTCAGAAGCCTCCAGCCGGGCGCAGTGGCCGGCAGCAGCCAGCAGGAGGCGTTGGTGGAGGTGGCGGCGGCTCCGGCGGCGGCGGTAACAGTGTtagcggcggggggggcagcagcggggcgagcagcagcagcagcagcgccagaGCGTCCCCCGCTGGCACCATCAGAGCCCCCGCCGGGCCTCATGGGAGAGCCGCGCTGGCCTCCAACTTCAGTCTCGATGACATCACCGCCCAGCTGGAGAAG gcGTCTCTGAGTATGGATGAAGCTGCTCGCCAGACCTCCTCACACTCCCtcacctccgcctcctcctaTTCGTCCGCCACCGTGCGGCGTTCCGGCTCGTCGCAGCGACACCACCGACGCACCGGATCCGTCGGCACGGTCAGCGAGCACGAG gCGCGTTCAATCGTTCactcctcccgctcctccgtCACCTCGGCGTCCGGCGCCTCCGTTAACTCCGCCTCCTCCATGGACTCGTTGGACAGCGTCCTTTGCTCCGATGAACCGGAGGGTCAGCAGCACGCGGGTCCGCCCTCGGCTTCAGGAGCCGGTCCGGGTCACCCCCACATGGAG gaggaaCAGGCTGCCAAGCTGAAGGCCGACAATATCCGGGTCGCCCTGGAGAAGATCAAGGAGGCCCAGGTCAAAAAG CTCGTGATCCGCGTCCATCTCTCCGACGAGAGctcaaagacgatgatggtggacgagagacagacagtgagacag GTTTTGGACAGTTTGCTGGAGAAATCCCACTGTGGTTACAGTCCGGACTGGTCACTGGTGGAAACCATCAACGAGCTGCAGATGG AGCGGATCTTCGAGGACCACGAGAACCTGGTGGAGAACCTGCAGAACTGGACCAGAGACAGCCAGAACCGCCTGATGTTCACCGAGCGCGTCGAGAAGTACGCTCTGTTCAAGAACCCCCAG AACTATTTGCTGGGGCGGAAGGAGACGTGTGAGATGgctgagagaaacaaagaggctCTGCTCGAG GAGTGTTTCGGCGGCAGCTCCGTGTCCGTCCCTGAGATGGAGGGGGTGTTGTGGCTGAAGGAGGACGGCAAGAAGTCGTGGAAGAAGCGTTACTTCCTGCTGAGGGCGTCTGGCATCTACTACGTGCCCAAGGGAAAGGCCAAG GCCTCCAGAGACCTGGTGTGTTTCCTCCAGCTGGACCACGTGAACGTTTACCACGGACAGGACTACAAGAGCAAGTACAAGGCTCCTACCGACTACTGCATGGTGCTGAAg catccTCAGATCCAGAAGAAGTCTCAGTACATCAAGTACCTCTGCTGTGACGATGTCAGGACCCTCCAGCAGTGGATCAACAGTATTCGAATCGCCAAG TACGGGAAGCAGCTGTACATCAACTTCCAGGAGGCCATGAGGAGGACGGAGGCGGCCTACGATtggtcctccctctcttcctcctccatcaagTCAGGATCCAGCTCCAGCCTTCCAG AGTCGCAGTCCAACCACTCCAGCCAATCGGACAGCGGCGTGTCGGAGATGACGTCGTCGGGCCACACCCGCTCCCAGAGCGCCGTCAGCTCCATCTTCTCCGacgcctggaggagaggaacgCAGGGGGAG ATGATGAGGATGGACCCCATCAGTAGGCCCATCCCCGTCCAGATCCTCTCCCCCCAGCCCCCGAGCTCCCGGACCAGCTACACCGACGGCCTCCTCCCCTCCGACGACTCCTCCCCGTCTCCGCCCTCTCCGCCGCTGCCGCCTCCGCCCATGGCCAACGTGTCCCACCAGCCGGGCGCCACTCCCTCCTACATCAAGTACAGCACGCTGGCCCGCCTGCAGAGCCAGAACCAGGCCAGGACGGGGCCGGCCGGTCCCGCcggtcccgccccccccacccagtcCGCCAAATCCAACTACAACACCCTCCCGGCCGCTTACAGCACCTCCCCGCCTCCGTCtcccccgccgccccctccccccgtgaCGGCGGCCCCCGGCTCGGCCGCGGCGGCGCTGAAGTTCGGGCCGCCCAGCCCCTCCGctctcccgccccccccgctggaggaggaggcggcggcgcagGAGCACGCCTacctcccgccccctccgccggAGAGCCCGGAGTTCAACGGgctccctccgcctccccccccggAGCCCAGCCACGACCCCCGCGACCACTTCTCCAACAGCGGTCTGCAGCACTTCCTGTCGCAGAAGTTTCCCAACATGCAGTACGACTTCACCCCGGAGACGTGCGAGGACGTttctcctcccccgcccccggcCGAGCTCTCGCCCCCCGCCACCCTGCAGGTGCTCCGGCCTCTGTCCCCCAACGCGCCCCCTCCCGCGCCTCCCAAAACCTTCACCGGTGGTTTCCCCCCTCAAACCGCTCGCAAGCCCTCGGGTCCTTCTTCCCTCCCGATGgcgctctcccccctctccccctcgcaGCCCTTCGGGGGCCACGGGACGGTTAAGAAGCAGCAGAGTTTCTCCACGGGACATTCCCccaatcagcccccccccaccctgcccaaGCAGCACAGCCTCTCCTCCAAGAacctctccatctccccctccgtctcctcctccgtctccatagCGGCCGCCACCTCCTCCTTGGTCAAGCAGATCGTCAATCAGTTCCCCGGGAACTCCGCCCCTTCCTCTCTGCCCGCCTCCAACTCCATGGAAGGGTCGAAGTTCACCGCTCCTCAGTCCCCGCCGGCGGTCAAGGCCAAGCCCAAGtggcagccgggggggggcgccgcggcTCCGCCGTCCCCCGAGTTCCCCCCGCCTCCTTGTGACAGCGCCATGGCGGAGTTCCCTCCGGCCGCGGCGGCGCCCGGCAGGCGGGGGGGGCCGCCGCCGGCCCCGCAGAGGGCCTCGTCCATCCGGTGCGGCCTGCCGGGCGACGCCCAGGAGGAGCGGCCCAAGAAGGTGGAGAGCCTGCTCAGCAAATTTGGCCAGAGCCCccaggtggcggcggcggcggcggtgggggggggctcgtcgGGCTCGTCGTCGGCGACCGGCTCGCCCTCCAAGGACGCCTCGGCGCTCCCCGCCCCGCTCCCCAAGCCGGGGAAGCTGAACCTGGCCAACCTCCCGCTGGCGCTGCAGGGGCTGCAGGCGggccccccccaccagccctcCGAgttccccccgcctccccccgccCAGCCCCCCAACCTCGACTCGTCGCCCGACTACTTCCCGCCTCCACCCAGTGACTTTGAGCTGTTCCCTCCCCCGCCCCACCCGTCAGAgttccaccacccccccaagGTCGCCGTGGTGAACCCGCAGCCTCAGATGCATCCGCCTCAGCCGTCGGCGCCTTCCTCCCTGTCATCGTCGTCGTGGAAACAGAGCTCGCTCAAGAAGGGGGCGGTCCTCCCCCCGGGGCTGAACCGGCGCATAAGCAACACGACGCAGTACGACCATCCGACGTCCACGCCGCCTCTGTCccagaccccaccccccccctcctcctcctctccgatcccccccacctcccccaagTCCCCGGGGCCGAGCTCCCTGACGCTGAAGCCCCACTTCCTGGAAGACCTCAACCGCACCCTCAAGAGGAAGTCGGTGTCCCGCCATGGCTCCATCACGTCGTCCCACCTCATCGCCTCCTCCAAGATGGAGCCGGCGGGCACCATGGACGACATGGcgctcctccccccgcccccccccgagctcctgcagcagcagcacggcgtCCGGGGACACTCCCAAACTCTGTCTCGCCACCACTCGAACTCCCACTCCAACAAACACGCCAACATCTCAGGCTATGCAACGCTGCGGCGAggcccgccccccgccccccccaaacgAGACCAAAGCACCAAACTGACCGGTGACTGGTAG